A DNA window from Vigna angularis cultivar LongXiaoDou No.4 chromosome 1, ASM1680809v1, whole genome shotgun sequence contains the following coding sequences:
- the LOC108331551 gene encoding glycine-rich protein A3: MGGGKDKHDESDKGIFSNLVHGVANASHGGHGYPPGAYPPPPGAYPPHQGYPPQQGYPPAGYPPGAYPPAGYPPAGYPASSHAPGQHGHGHGGMGAMLAGGVAAAGAAYGAHHVSHGSHGSHGHYAHGAHMPHGKFKQHGHGKFKQHGHGKFKHGKHGKFKHGKHGKFGKHGGGFKKWK; the protein is encoded by the exons ATGGGAGGTGGCAAGGACAAGCATGATGAATCTGACAAAGGAATTTTTTCAAACCTTGTTCATGGGGTAGCTAATGCATCACATGGTGGACATGGATACCCACCAGGGGCTTACCCACCCCCACCTGGGGCATACCCTCCACATCAAGGGTACCCTCCACAACAAGGCTATCCTCCAGCAGGGTACCCTCCTGGTGCCTACCCTCCTGCTGGTTACCCACCAGCTGGTTATCCTGCTTCGTCACATGCTCCAG GGCAGCATGGGCACGGGCATGGCGGTATGGGAGCAATGCTTGCTGGGGGTGTTGCCGCTGCTGGTGCTGCCTACGGTGCTCACCATGTCTCTCATGGTTCTCATGGCTCTCATGGTCACTATGCACATGGTGCTCACATGCCCCACGGGAAGTTCAAGCAGCATGGACATGGCAAGTTCAAGCAGCATGGACATGGCAAGTTCAAGCATGGAAAACATGGTAAGTTCAAGCATGGAAAGCATGGAAAGTTTGGAAAGCATGGTGGTGGGTTCAAGAAGTGGAAGTGA
- the LOC128195495 gene encoding uncharacterized protein LOC128195495: MSHIATPQFTRPQKQPIHDTVIHEDDDMAEAEDDPISKLVTKLPRLKKASLELYWDLRVFGLPPHVPVYITFSDALEVIEGDRMLNISIIQLWCMYMDTIVVDQGRSSMYGFVEPQTIQPSGNTLQNRQHYLQTWMDESKRDIYLVPYIDGYVFLYVVSLLL; this comes from the exons atgtcccacatcgcgactccacag ttcacacgtcctcagaagcagccaattcatgatacagtcatacatgaagatgatgacatggctgaagcagaGGATGATCCTATATCAAAGTTAGTGACAAAATTACCCAGATTGAAGAAAGCatcattagaactatactgggatttgagggtatttggtcttcccccacatgtgccagtttatatcacattttctgatgcattggaggtgattgagggagacaggatgttgaatatttccatcattcagttgtggtgcat gtacatggacacaatcgttgtagaccaaggtcggtcttccatgtacggatttgttgaacctcagaccattcaaccgtctggtaacacacttcaaaacagacaacattatttgcaaacatggatggatgagtccaAAAGAGacatataccttgtgccatacattgacgGGTACGTGTTTTTATATGTGgtcagtttattattatag
- the LOC128195499 gene encoding uncharacterized protein LOC128195499 has translation MVIIPKQCKIIWFCSLHRKMKNDLRTMLQGVIGKSRGQLVQILYPKCNQQVDSWECGFYVMCWIKTIIRAVITDDWNERFKTTSPIAEDTINQIRQEWTAYLLQRWS, from the exons atggttatcattcccaaacaatgtaaaattatatggttttgttcgttgcacaggaagatgaaaaatgacttgagaaccatgcttcaagg agttattggtaaatctcgtggtcaattggttcaaattttgtatccaaag tgtaaccagcaggtagattcatgggaatgtggcttctatgtgatgtgttggattaagaccatcattcgagctgtcattacagatgactggaatgag cgcttcaagactACATCGCCTATtgcagaggacacaattaaccagataaggcaggagtggaccgcttatcttttacaaagatggagttag